One genomic region from candidate division KSB1 bacterium encodes:
- a CDS encoding tetratricopeptide repeat protein: protein MLTPKKKLTKREIKEDKLVTTWFKVNDWLRQHSREVAMIAGGLALVIGLLIFFNWMKASDEQSAAEKLAQARAEYNKSNYTAAIPILEKLVSEYGGSPSAGMAMIYLANAYMHTKDYANAEKYYNKYLADGDNDPILAVSAAFGAAATYEERGDFAEAATLYDKAANDYKDSYRAPQLLMSAARCYKQANQAEPARRALQKLIDKYPKSNLVEDAKLLLAETGQASS from the coding sequence ATGTTGACACCCAAGAAAAAGCTCACCAAGCGTGAAATCAAGGAAGACAAGCTCGTTACCACCTGGTTCAAGGTGAACGATTGGCTGAGGCAACACTCCCGCGAAGTGGCCATGATTGCAGGCGGCCTGGCGCTGGTGATCGGTTTGCTGATTTTTTTCAATTGGATGAAAGCCAGCGACGAGCAGAGCGCCGCGGAAAAATTGGCACAGGCACGGGCGGAGTACAATAAATCAAATTACACCGCGGCGATTCCCATTTTGGAAAAATTGGTCAGCGAATATGGCGGCTCGCCAAGCGCCGGCATGGCGATGATTTATCTGGCCAACGCGTACATGCACACCAAGGATTACGCCAACGCCGAAAAATATTACAACAAATATCTTGCTGATGGTGACAACGATCCGATCCTTGCCGTCAGTGCGGCATTCGGCGCGGCAGCAACGTATGAAGAGCGCGGCGATTTTGCCGAAGCCGCGACGCTCTACGATAAAGCGGCCAACGATTACAAGGACTCGTATCGCGCCCCGCAATTGTTGATGAGCGCCGCGCGCTGTTACAAGCAGGCGAATCAAGCGGAACCGGCGCGCCGGGCTTTGCAGAAACTCATCGACAAATATCCTAAATCGAATTTGGTTGAAGACGCCAAATTGCTGCTGGCCGAGACCGGGCAGGCCAGCTCGTAA
- a CDS encoding family 20 glycosylhydrolase has product MDRIAFDTILTSLALTASFLFADDKTIKLNLMPVPAQIELQNGEFRLDSTFTIAVTGQPDQRLYHGATRMLRRLSGRTGLFFSQDYIAASSTAATAKLAIDCKRAGKVKLGENESYQLRIAAEKITLEAETDLGVLRGLETLLQLLLADEQGYYFPQVIITDAPRFPWRGLLIDVCRHFLPMEVIKRNLDAMAAVKLNVLHLHLTEDQGFRIESKTYPKLHQMGSDGFFFTHEQMREIIAYAEARGIRVVPEFDMPGHVTSWLAGHPELAALPGPYRIERKYGIMDPALDPTKEYTYKFLDAFLSEMAKLFPDEYLHIGGDENNGKHWDQSPTIAKFKAANGIKDNHDLQTYFNKRLLQILTRHGKKMVGWDEILQPGMPTNIVIQSWRGQEALVQSAQQGYTGILSNGYYIDLVQPTDFHYLNDPIPENSPLSDEQKKKILGGEATMWSELVTPENVDSRIWPRTAAIAERFWSPQRVKDVNDMYRRLNIVSLQLEELGLMHEKNYDMMLRRLANQDEIAPLKALVDVIEPIKIYTRHQYRTYTSYAPFSRVVDAARPDSKTARDFRQLVEKFLSNKSNVELKNELTMWLKKWESNHAQLTAMMQKSPVLREIAAQSENLSKTSAIGLQALEALASGKSLGASWLAANLAYLEKAKGAHAETELMIVSGVEKLAQAAR; this is encoded by the coding sequence ATGGATCGAATCGCGTTCGACACTATTTTGACAAGTCTTGCTCTTACCGCTTCATTTTTGTTTGCTGATGACAAAACGATCAAATTGAATCTCATGCCGGTTCCGGCGCAGATCGAGTTGCAAAACGGCGAGTTCAGATTGGATTCTACGTTCACAATTGCCGTGACCGGCCAACCCGATCAACGTTTGTATCACGGCGCGACGCGAATGCTCCGGCGGCTTTCGGGACGAACCGGGCTGTTTTTCTCGCAAGATTATATCGCGGCATCTTCGACGGCTGCCACGGCAAAATTGGCGATCGACTGCAAGCGCGCCGGCAAAGTGAAGCTGGGCGAAAACGAATCCTATCAATTGCGCATTGCGGCGGAAAAAATCACTCTCGAGGCTGAAACCGATTTGGGCGTTTTGCGGGGGCTTGAAACGCTGTTGCAGTTGTTGTTGGCGGATGAGCAAGGCTATTATTTCCCGCAAGTCATCATCACCGATGCGCCGCGCTTTCCGTGGCGCGGCTTGCTGATCGATGTCTGCCGCCATTTTCTGCCGATGGAGGTCATCAAACGCAATCTCGACGCGATGGCGGCGGTCAAGCTCAACGTGCTGCATTTGCATTTGACCGAAGATCAGGGCTTTCGCATCGAGAGCAAAACCTATCCGAAACTGCATCAGATGGGCTCCGATGGCTTCTTTTTCACACACGAGCAAATGCGGGAGATTATCGCTTACGCCGAGGCGCGCGGCATTCGCGTCGTGCCGGAATTTGACATGCCGGGGCACGTCACGAGCTGGCTGGCCGGCCATCCGGAGCTGGCAGCGCTGCCGGGGCCGTACCGCATCGAGCGCAAATACGGCATCATGGATCCGGCGCTCGATCCGACGAAGGAATACACCTACAAATTTCTCGACGCCTTTTTGAGTGAAATGGCAAAATTATTTCCCGATGAGTATTTGCACATTGGCGGCGACGAAAATAACGGCAAGCATTGGGATCAAAGTCCGACCATCGCCAAATTCAAAGCGGCAAACGGGATAAAAGATAATCATGATTTGCAAACGTATTTCAACAAGCGGCTGCTGCAAATTCTCACCAGGCACGGCAAGAAAATGGTGGGCTGGGATGAAATCTTGCAGCCGGGCATGCCGACGAACATCGTCATCCAATCCTGGCGCGGCCAGGAAGCGTTGGTGCAGTCGGCGCAGCAGGGTTATACCGGCATCCTCTCGAACGGCTATTATATCGATCTCGTGCAGCCGACGGATTTTCATTATTTGAACGATCCGATTCCGGAAAATTCGCCGTTGAGCGACGAGCAGAAAAAGAAAATTCTCGGCGGCGAGGCGACGATGTGGTCGGAACTGGTAACGCCGGAAAATGTCGACTCACGCATCTGGCCGCGCACCGCCGCGATTGCCGAGCGCTTCTGGTCGCCGCAACGTGTAAAAGACGTGAACGACATGTATCGCCGGTTGAATATCGTCAGCCTGCAGTTGGAGGAACTCGGCTTGATGCACGAAAAGAATTACGACATGATGCTGCGCCGGCTGGCCAATCAGGATGAGATCGCGCCATTGAAAGCTTTGGTTGACGTGATCGAGCCGATTAAAATTTATACGCGGCATCAATATCGAACCTACACCTCGTATGCGCCGTTCAGCCGCGTCGTTGATGCGGCCCGGCCGGATAGCAAAACCGCCCGAGATTTTCGCCAACTCGTCGAGAAATTCTTGAGCAACAAATCGAATGTCGAGTTGAAAAATGAACTCACCATGTGGCTGAAGAAGTGGGAATCAAATCACGCCCAGTTGACCGCCATGATGCAAAAATCGCCGGTTTTGCGGGAAATTGCGGCGCAATCCGAAAATCTTTCCAAAACCTCGGCCATCGGCTTGCAGGCGCTCGAAGCTTTGGCGAGCGGGAAATCGCTGGGGGCGTCGTGGCTTGCGGCGAATTTGGCTTATTTGGAAAAAGCCAAAGGCGCACACGCTGAAACCGAGCTGATGATTGTTTCCGGCGTGGAAAAATTAGCGCAGGCGGCGCGATGA
- a CDS encoding sodium:solute symporter, whose product MTNFGVLDWSFVALYFAVIFGVAWYSARGKATRETSSGYFLAGRNIGWFVIGASLFASNIGSEHLVGLAGTGAASGVAVGQFEVLACFMCLILGWVFVPFYLKSGVFTMPEFLERRYSTGARWYLAAVSIIAYVLTKISVTIAAGAIVFEALMGIEFWTGALIVVIATGIYTVFGGLIAVLYTDMMQMFVLVGGAIVVTVAGLAELGGWGVLRETAGSSFFNMWQPITDPNFPWTGILFGAPILGVWYWCTDQFIVQRVLSAPNQDQARRGSIFGGFLKLLPLFIFVIPGVIAYALVQQGKLQLATPDQALPTLVGALLPAGLRGIVVAGLLAALMSSLSAVFNSCSTLITWDIYKKLHPEASERRLVAVGQISTAALVGFGLLWIPMMKLISGQIYQYLQSVQAYISPPIAAVFLIGVFWKRVNARGAMASLLTGFVLGMGRLIAELNKSSLSGFLYTFADINFLHFALFLFLICTAVLIIVSFTAPSPSDSRLAGLTFATAQHPSAASTTSASDPAWRRKDVMLSVVLALGVGLIWIYFSG is encoded by the coding sequence ATGACAAACTTTGGCGTTTTGGATTGGTCTTTCGTTGCGCTGTATTTCGCTGTTATTTTCGGCGTCGCGTGGTATTCGGCGCGCGGCAAGGCCACCCGCGAAACCTCGTCCGGCTATTTTCTCGCCGGCCGCAACATCGGCTGGTTCGTGATCGGCGCCTCGCTTTTTGCCTCGAACATCGGCTCCGAGCATCTCGTCGGCCTCGCCGGCACCGGCGCCGCCAGCGGCGTCGCGGTCGGACAATTTGAAGTGCTGGCCTGCTTCATGTGTCTCATTCTCGGCTGGGTGTTCGTGCCGTTTTATCTCAAAAGCGGCGTCTTTACCATGCCGGAATTTTTGGAGCGCCGCTATTCCACCGGCGCGCGCTGGTATCTCGCTGCGGTTTCAATTATCGCCTACGTTCTCACCAAAATCTCCGTCACCATCGCCGCCGGCGCCATCGTTTTCGAGGCGTTGATGGGCATCGAGTTTTGGACCGGCGCGCTCATCGTCGTCATTGCCACCGGCATCTACACCGTCTTCGGCGGGCTGATTGCCGTGCTCTACACCGACATGATGCAGATGTTCGTTCTCGTCGGCGGGGCGATTGTGGTGACGGTCGCCGGGCTTGCCGAGCTGGGCGGCTGGGGCGTGTTGCGCGAGACCGCCGGCAGCAGTTTTTTCAATATGTGGCAGCCAATCACCGATCCGAATTTTCCGTGGACCGGCATTCTTTTCGGCGCGCCGATTTTGGGCGTGTGGTATTGGTGTACCGATCAATTCATCGTGCAGCGCGTCCTTTCCGCGCCGAATCAGGATCAAGCGCGCCGGGGCAGCATCTTCGGCGGTTTTCTCAAATTACTGCCGTTGTTTATCTTTGTCATTCCGGGCGTCATCGCCTACGCGCTCGTGCAGCAGGGAAAATTGCAATTGGCAACGCCCGATCAGGCGCTGCCCACGCTGGTGGGCGCGCTCTTGCCAGCCGGGCTGCGCGGCATCGTTGTTGCCGGTTTGCTCGCCGCGCTCATGAGCTCGCTCTCCGCGGTCTTCAATTCGTGCTCGACGCTGATCACCTGGGATATTTACAAGAAGCTTCATCCCGAGGCTTCGGAAAGGCGCCTGGTTGCGGTCGGACAAATCTCGACTGCCGCGCTGGTAGGATTTGGGCTGCTGTGGATTCCGATGATGAAACTGATCTCCGGACAGATTTATCAATACCTGCAAAGCGTGCAAGCTTATATCTCGCCGCCGATTGCCGCGGTTTTTTTGATCGGAGTTTTTTGGAAGCGGGTGAATGCGCGCGGCGCCATGGCGTCGCTGCTCACCGGATTTGTTTTGGGCATGGGGCGTTTGATTGCCGAGCTGAATAAAAGCTCGCTCAGCGGTTTTCTCTACACTTTTGCCGACATCAACTTTCTCCACTTTGCCTTGTTTTTGTTCTTGATTTGCACGGCGGTATTGATTATCGTCAGCTTTACCGCGCCTTCGCCCTCGGATTCCAGGCTCGCCGGCCTGACGTTCGCCACCGCGCAACATCCCTCTGCGGCTTCGACAACTTCCGCTTCCGATCCCGCTTGGCGGCGCAAAGACGTGATGTTGAGCGTGGTGCTGGCGCTTGGTGTCGGGCTGATTTGGATTTATTTTAGCGGATGA
- a CDS encoding Gfo/Idh/MocA family oxidoreductase, whose protein sequence is MEIKTEAFTIVPRHVLGGPGYVPPSDKVNVACVGVGGQGRNDIAGVRTENIVALCDVDDEHMAETVKAAKKENHPHAEMLERAAKYRDFRKMLETEKSIDAITVSTPDHTHAIIALTAIRLGKHVYVQKPLTHTVQEARALAKAAKEMNVVTQMGNQGHASEEARLINEWIAAGAIGEVTEVHCWTNRPIWPQGVERPAELPAVPSTLDWDLWLGPAPHRPYHPAYAPFNWRGWWDFGTGALGDMGAHIIDHPFWALNLDLPETIQASSTAVNSETYPLASTVHYRFPARGKMPAVELTWYDGGLLPMRPVELEESRRLGNEMGGVIFAGKKGRLMCGCLGESPRLIPETKMKEYRMPPKTLPRSPGVYQEWIAAIKGGPPTMSNFEYAAKLTETMLLGNIALRMANKNVTLKYDGRKMSFTNMPEANQYLSREYRPGWSLPG, encoded by the coding sequence ATGGAAATTAAAACCGAAGCTTTCACCATCGTGCCGCGTCATGTACTCGGCGGGCCGGGCTACGTGCCGCCGAGCGACAAAGTGAATGTCGCCTGTGTCGGCGTCGGTGGCCAGGGCCGCAATGACATTGCCGGCGTCCGCACCGAAAATATCGTGGCGCTGTGTGACGTCGATGATGAGCACATGGCGGAAACGGTTAAAGCCGCGAAAAAGGAAAATCATCCGCACGCCGAGATGTTGGAGCGCGCGGCAAAATATCGTGATTTCCGCAAAATGTTGGAAACGGAAAAAAGCATTGACGCGATCACCGTGTCAACCCCGGATCACACTCACGCGATTATTGCCTTGACCGCGATTCGGCTGGGCAAGCATGTCTACGTGCAAAAGCCGCTCACCCACACGGTTCAGGAAGCGCGCGCGCTGGCGAAGGCCGCGAAAGAAATGAACGTCGTCACGCAAATGGGCAATCAGGGCCACGCCAGCGAAGAGGCGCGTTTGATCAACGAATGGATTGCCGCCGGCGCCATCGGCGAGGTGACGGAAGTACATTGCTGGACGAACCGGCCGATCTGGCCACAGGGCGTTGAACGTCCGGCCGAACTTCCGGCAGTGCCGTCCACGCTGGATTGGGATTTGTGGCTGGGGCCGGCGCCGCACCGGCCATATCATCCGGCGTATGCGCCGTTCAATTGGCGCGGCTGGTGGGATTTCGGCACCGGCGCGCTCGGCGACATGGGGGCGCACATTATCGATCATCCGTTCTGGGCGCTGAATCTTGACCTTCCGGAAACGATACAAGCCAGTTCGACCGCGGTCAATAGCGAGACCTATCCGCTGGCGTCGACGGTACATTATCGTTTTCCAGCGCGGGGGAAAATGCCGGCGGTGGAATTAACCTGGTACGACGGCGGGCTTTTGCCGATGCGCCCCGTTGAGCTTGAAGAAAGCCGGCGCCTGGGTAACGAGATGGGTGGCGTGATTTTCGCCGGCAAAAAAGGCAGGCTCATGTGTGGTTGTTTGGGAGAAAGTCCGCGACTGATTCCCGAAACCAAAATGAAAGAATACCGAATGCCGCCGAAAACGCTGCCGCGCTCGCCGGGCGTTTATCAGGAATGGATTGCGGCGATCAAGGGCGGCCCGCCAACCATGTCGAATTTTGAATACGCCGCCAAATTGACCGAAACCATGCTGCTCGGCAACATCGCCTTGCGGATGGCGAACAAAAACGTGACGCTGAAATATGATGGCCGGAAAATGAGCTTCACCAACATGCCGGAAGCGAATCAATATTTGTCACGGGAATACCGGCCGGGGTGGAGCTTGCCGGGCTGA
- a CDS encoding Gfo/Idh/MocA family oxidoreductase, which yields MNMHTKKFPKQKATITRREFLGTSALATAAFTIVPRHVLGGPGYVAPSDKLNIACVGVGGQGRSDIANVGTENIVALCDVDDEQIARTIKRALDDTGKPEYADMLARATKYRDFRVMLETETGIDAVTVTTPDHNHAVIAMMAMKMGKHVFVQKPLTHTVHEARALAKAAKEMNVVTQMGNQGHASEEARLINEWIAAGAIGEVTEVHCWTNRPIWPQGVKSPQEIPSVPSTLNWDLWIGPAPFRPYHPAYAPFSWRGWCDFGTGALGDMGAHIIDHPYWALKLEYPDTVQATSTAFNGETYPLASIVRFHFPARGKMPAVEMTWYDGGLMPKRPEDLEDGRLMGDQDGGVLYIGTKGKLMHGCYGKSPRLIPETKMKAFKFPPKTIPRSPGIHAEWIAAIKSGNGAQTTSNFQYAAKLTETMLLGNIAIRLAPKNTILKYDSEKMSFPNLPEADQYLTKDYRPGWSL from the coding sequence ATGAACATGCACACAAAAAAATTTCCCAAACAAAAGGCGACCATTACGCGCCGCGAGTTTCTCGGCACCTCGGCTTTGGCGACCGCGGCCTTTACCATCGTGCCGCGTCACGTCTTGGGCGGGCCGGGATATGTCGCGCCGAGTGACAAGCTCAACATCGCCTGCGTCGGCGTCGGCGGCCAGGGCCGCAGCGACATTGCCAACGTCGGCACCGAAAACATCGTGGCGTTGTGTGACGTCGACGACGAGCAAATCGCCCGAACGATCAAGCGCGCCCTGGACGATACCGGCAAGCCGGAGTACGCGGACATGCTGGCGCGCGCCACCAAGTATCGCGACTTTCGGGTGATGCTGGAAACGGAAACCGGGATCGACGCGGTGACGGTGACCACGCCGGATCATAATCACGCGGTTATTGCGATGATGGCGATGAAAATGGGCAAGCACGTGTTCGTGCAAAAGCCGTTGACGCATACGGTGCACGAAGCCCGCGCTCTCGCCAAAGCCGCAAAGGAAATGAACGTCGTCACGCAAATGGGCAATCAGGGCCACGCCAGCGAAGAGGCGCGTTTGATCAATGAATGGATTGCCGCCGGGGCGATTGGCGAGGTGACGGAAGTGCATTGCTGGACGAACCGGCCGATTTGGCCGCAAGGCGTCAAATCACCGCAAGAGATTCCTTCTGTGCCTTCGACGCTGAACTGGGATTTGTGGATCGGGCCGGCGCCGTTTCGGCCTTATCATCCGGCGTATGCGCCGTTCAGTTGGCGCGGCTGGTGTGACTTCGGCACCGGCGCGCTGGGCGACATGGGCGCGCACATCATCGACCATCCTTATTGGGCGTTGAAGCTCGAATATCCCGACACCGTTCAAGCCACCTCGACCGCCTTCAACGGCGAAACCTACCCCCTGGCATCGATCGTGCGTTTTCATTTTCCAGCGCGCGGCAAAATGCCAGCGGTGGAGATGACGTGGTACGACGGCGGCTTGATGCCGAAACGTCCGGAAGATTTGGAAGATGGCCGGCTGATGGGCGACCAAGACGGCGGCGTGTTGTATATCGGCACCAAAGGCAAGCTCATGCACGGCTGTTACGGCAAAAGCCCGCGGCTCATTCCTGAAACGAAAATGAAAGCGTTTAAATTTCCGCCGAAGACGATTCCGCGCTCGCCGGGCATTCACGCCGAGTGGATTGCGGCGATCAAAAGCGGCAACGGCGCGCAAACCACGTCGAATTTCCAGTACGCGGCAAAATTGACCGAGACAATGCTGCTCGGCAACATCGCGATTCGCCTGGCGCCGAAAAACACGATTCTCAAATATGACAGCGAGAAGATGAGTTTCCCCAACTTGCCGGAAGCGGATCAATATTTGACGAAAGATTATCGCCCGGGATGGAGTTTGTGA